One region of Chryseobacterium sp. C-71 genomic DNA includes:
- a CDS encoding ABC transporter substrate-binding protein → MKLKFLLFIAFLSVISCKQETKISSSNVVSLSSKLNFREDKGNLHLESGKFKYDFRNNQLPFKKVILLNSSLLGFISEIGAENTVIGVSSPEYIYSSKINDLVTQGKIQNVGNEQKYDVEKIISLKPDAIFTNYIASFDNTYQLLKNNGIQVIFLDEYMEQKPLEKTAYLKLFGKLFGKNESAEKKYLEIEKNYNDLKKLALRSKSQPKVLANEMYGDIWYLPGGKTFTANYIADANADYILKENAEEKALTMSFEEVYSKSKQTQYWVNVGNHISKQELLNINPFYGKLEVFNKGKIYGVTAKEKQKANDFFETGVVRSDLILKDYIKIFHPELLPDYQLTYMKELQ, encoded by the coding sequence ATGAAACTAAAATTTTTGCTTTTTATTGCGTTTTTATCGGTAATCTCCTGTAAACAAGAGACAAAAATATCATCATCGAATGTTGTTTCTTTATCTTCAAAACTGAATTTTAGAGAAGATAAAGGCAATCTGCATTTAGAATCGGGAAAATTTAAATATGATTTTAGAAATAATCAGCTTCCTTTTAAAAAAGTCATTCTGCTAAATTCAAGTTTGCTAGGTTTTATTTCTGAGATTGGAGCGGAAAACACGGTGATTGGAGTCTCCAGTCCTGAATATATTTATTCTTCAAAAATTAATGATTTAGTTACTCAAGGGAAAATTCAAAACGTCGGAAACGAACAAAAGTATGATGTTGAAAAAATTATTTCTCTAAAGCCCGATGCAATTTTTACTAACTATATCGCAAGTTTCGACAATACCTATCAACTCTTAAAAAATAACGGAATTCAGGTTATATTCTTAGATGAATATATGGAACAGAAACCATTGGAGAAAACTGCTTACCTTAAACTTTTCGGAAAACTATTTGGAAAAAATGAATCAGCAGAAAAAAAATATTTAGAGATTGAGAAAAATTACAATGATTTAAAGAAATTGGCTTTAAGGTCAAAATCCCAACCGAAGGTTCTAGCCAACGAAATGTATGGTGATATTTGGTATTTGCCGGGCGGAAAAACCTTTACCGCAAATTACATTGCTGATGCTAACGCTGATTATATACTTAAAGAAAATGCCGAAGAAAAAGCCTTAACCATGAGCTTTGAAGAAGTGTATTCGAAATCAAAACAAACTCAATATTGGGTAAATGTCGGAAACCATATTTCAAAACAAGAGTTGTTGAATATCAATCCTTTTTACGGTAAACTAGAAGTTTTTAATAAGGGAAAAATTTATGGCGTTACTGCAAAAGAAAAGCAAAAAGCCAATGATTTTTTTGAAACCGGAGTGGTGCGCTCTGATCTTATTTTAAAGGATTATATAAAGATCTTTCACCCAGAGCTTTTGCCAGATTATCAGCTGACTTACATGAAAGAATTGCAATAG
- a CDS encoding DUF4134 domain-containing protein gives MKIFFTKNVTAKKVLTLALAIMAITPAFAQGGATAISNAASDITDYWDPVKLILKAVGGLVGFIGGLRVYNKWTNGDQDGNKEILGYGGAMIFLIVVPEFVTAFFA, from the coding sequence ATGAAAATTTTTTTCACAAAAAACGTAACAGCAAAAAAAGTTCTAACCCTAGCCTTGGCAATTATGGCAATAACCCCCGCATTTGCGCAAGGAGGAGCAACAGCGATCTCGAATGCAGCAAGTGATATCACTGATTATTGGGATCCGGTCAAGCTGATCTTGAAAGCAGTAGGAGGATTGGTCGGTTTTATCGGAGGTCTCCGAGTGTATAATAAATGGACGAATGGTGACCAGGACGGCAACAAAGAAATCCTTGGTTATGGAGGAGCTATGATCTTCTTGATTGTAGTTCCGGAATTTGTAACAGCATTCTTTGCATAG
- a CDS encoding site-specific recombinase: MKFLSTSTKNFESVLKKYFSFKNETLSLEPLAEFLESIKKADFTDVLNCFKANSNLTENFSHYIHNIFKGRPFNLSLTEANILSENAFFPELKKRILNKVLPPVENEKTVWYMVDNISFRPKKDLQYLHNLPENEMDEFLEILGISDFIQKPKVKRELIFSMNILSWRVTGMALDVEVVRMAPEYRNFDNPFLALQKELETLAEEFKINPDIQLTSKDSRYKQIKIYTEQCLDFVNIAFKNSSKYGISGKINQALLKIRQQTQRIYEIVQLLVIDNDADVIIRSKQLMFNILSYKSHKNNISELFNDSTRMISHLITNHTAETGSHYITSNRKQYMKMFYKASGGGIIVGALCVLKMLYGFMPGSDFFHAFLYSLNYAMGFVMIYLMGFTLATKQPAMTAATMTKVLSEQGNSKRNNTEFADLVSKLFRSQFIAFVGNVLLAFPVAMAIIYGLDVFFSQNLAVEKSEKLLKDLDPFNSKAILHASIAGFYLFISGIISGNIGNNSIFFQIPDRIAKNQSIKRVFGAKFAKSLSKYYAKNWAGIVSNFWFGVFLGTTAPIGLFFGLDLDIRHITFAAGNFALGLYGKDFNVDSYTFWIALLTVFIIGFFNFLVSFSLSMFLAFRSRKLNFGEVSEIYKEIFKYFLKNPLKFFIPLRSTFDHKTSNMMQNTIPTKSEDQ; this comes from the coding sequence ATGAAATTTCTCAGTACTAGTACAAAAAATTTTGAATCTGTTCTTAAAAAATATTTTTCTTTTAAGAATGAAACCCTTTCTCTGGAACCTCTTGCGGAGTTTTTGGAAAGTATAAAGAAAGCCGATTTTACCGACGTTCTGAATTGTTTTAAGGCAAATTCTAACTTGACTGAAAATTTCAGCCACTACATTCATAATATTTTTAAAGGCAGACCCTTCAATTTATCACTGACAGAAGCTAATATTTTATCTGAAAATGCCTTTTTTCCTGAACTTAAGAAACGAATTCTAAATAAAGTTTTGCCACCCGTAGAAAATGAAAAAACGGTTTGGTACATGGTCGACAATATCAGTTTCAGACCCAAAAAAGATCTCCAATATCTTCATAATCTTCCGGAAAATGAGATGGATGAGTTTTTAGAGATTTTAGGAATTTCAGATTTCATTCAAAAACCGAAAGTCAAAAGAGAACTTATTTTCTCGATGAATATTCTCTCATGGCGTGTTACCGGGATGGCTTTGGATGTTGAGGTCGTGAGAATGGCTCCCGAGTACAGAAATTTTGACAACCCTTTTTTAGCATTACAAAAAGAACTTGAAACGTTGGCTGAAGAGTTTAAAATCAATCCGGACATCCAACTAACTTCTAAAGACAGCAGATACAAACAGATTAAAATTTACACTGAGCAATGCCTTGATTTTGTCAATATCGCATTTAAAAATTCATCGAAGTATGGTATTTCAGGGAAAATTAATCAGGCACTTTTAAAAATTCGTCAACAGACCCAAAGAATTTATGAGATTGTACAATTGTTGGTGATTGATAATGACGCAGATGTTATTATTAGATCTAAACAATTGATGTTTAATATTTTGAGTTATAAATCTCATAAAAATAACATCTCTGAACTTTTCAACGACAGCACGAGAATGATTTCTCATCTCATTACAAATCATACTGCCGAAACGGGAAGTCATTACATCACCTCAAACCGCAAGCAGTACATGAAAATGTTTTACAAAGCGAGTGGTGGTGGGATCATCGTTGGGGCGTTGTGCGTTTTAAAAATGTTATACGGTTTCATGCCGGGAAGCGACTTTTTCCATGCATTTTTATACTCGTTAAATTATGCCATGGGATTTGTGATGATTTACCTTATGGGTTTTACATTGGCAACAAAACAGCCCGCAATGACCGCTGCAACGATGACTAAAGTTCTTTCTGAACAGGGAAATTCGAAAAGAAACAATACTGAATTTGCTGATTTGGTTTCCAAATTATTCAGAAGTCAGTTTATTGCTTTTGTCGGGAACGTTTTATTGGCTTTTCCGGTTGCGATGGCAATTATTTATGGGTTAGATGTGTTTTTCTCTCAAAATCTGGCGGTTGAAAAATCAGAAAAATTATTGAAAGATTTAGATCCATTTAATTCTAAAGCCATTCTCCATGCGAGTATTGCAGGTTTTTATCTTTTCATTTCAGGGATTATTTCAGGGAACATTGGGAATAATTCAATCTTTTTTCAAATTCCGGATAGAATTGCAAAAAATCAGTCGATTAAAAGAGTTTTTGGGGCAAAATTTGCCAAAAGCCTTTCAAAATATTACGCAAAAAACTGGGCAGGAATTGTTTCCAATTTCTGGTTTGGTGTATTTCTTGGAACTACAGCTCCTATTGGTTTGTTCTTCGGATTAGATCTCGATATTCGTCACATTACTTTTGCTGCAGGAAACTTTGCATTAGGCTTGTACGGAAAAGATTTTAACGTAGATTCTTACACTTTTTGGATTGCGTTACTTACGGTTTTCATCATTGGTTTCTTCAACTTTTTGGTGAGTTTCAGCTTGTCTATGTTTTTGGCGTTTAGA
- the mtgA gene encoding monofunctional biosynthetic peptidoglycan transglycosylase, protein MWKKIKQFIFIVLILNVVFIIWGRFFNPPITITQIGGLFEYGKLNRDYISYDEMGSNVKKAVIASEDQKFFNHNGFDYTAIEKAMKNNEKGKKIRGGSTISQQTAKNVFLWQGRSWIRKGLEAMYTFIIEKVWSKDIILERYLNSIEMGQGVFGVEAASQYYFGKSSKDLSASDAAWIAAVLPNPKKYDPKNPSAYLRKKHNWIMRQMRNVSLK, encoded by the coding sequence ATGTGGAAGAAAATAAAGCAATTCATTTTTATCGTTCTTATTCTGAACGTTGTATTTATCATTTGGGGAAGATTTTTTAATCCACCCATCACGATTACACAAATCGGTGGTCTTTTCGAGTACGGAAAGCTGAACCGAGACTATATTTCTTATGACGAAATGGGAAGTAATGTGAAAAAAGCCGTTATCGCATCAGAAGATCAGAAGTTTTTTAATCATAATGGTTTCGATTATACAGCGATTGAAAAAGCGATGAAAAACAACGAAAAAGGTAAAAAAATTCGTGGCGGAAGCACCATTTCTCAGCAAACAGCAAAAAATGTTTTTCTTTGGCAGGGCAGAAGCTGGATCAGGAAAGGTCTGGAAGCGATGTATACTTTCATCATCGAAAAAGTGTGGTCTAAAGATATTATTCTGGAAAGATATCTGAATTCTATTGAAATGGGACAGGGGGTTTTTGGGGTAGAGGCGGCTTCGCAATATTACTTCGGGAAATCTTCAAAAGATCTTTCTGCATCAGATGCGGCCTGGATTGCAGCGGTTTTGCCCAACCCTAAAAAATATGATCCCAAAAATCCTTCAGCCTATCTGAGAAAGAAACACAATTGGATCATGAGACAAATGAGAAATGTAAGTTTGAAATAG
- a CDS encoding recombinase family protein — protein sequence MQIADLYIRVSTDEQADKGYSQRDQEERIRKHCRTLNITIDRIIYEDHSAKTFDRPQWQKYLFSFRRGKAGKEKRLVLFTKWDRFSRNTSEAYQMISTLNKLNILPQAIEQPLDLRVPENKLLLAIYLSTPEVENDRRALNVTYGMRRAIKEGRMMGTAPYGYINKCTEDGRKYVAIKEPEASNIVWAFNQVAKGHLPSAKVREQMNKREGRKLTRNSFLDALRNIVYCGNVILRANDDEEEKIIKGKHEALISGELFMKVQKVLRRKSNKDIFLPGGRIINEDRYPLRGLLLCPKCGKNLTGSSAKGRSKHYYYYHCTTDCGFRHNSEIVNNLFENELTKFELVPTFEKLLKTILVKNFSIVTNGLKDERKSISEKVSKIEQKIAKARDLYLEDRLDEDDFREVKRKNKVELDELIFKLNALKETKKDNNIEHKLEEALKAVTNISERYKNADSLHKRAIIGLIYPEKLTFNGEYFQTTKINSFAETIFLIKKEIGKQKNRQRSEKTSNVGFVTSTGFKPVTF from the coding sequence ATGCAGATTGCCGATTTATATATCCGAGTTTCTACGGATGAACAAGCTGACAAAGGGTATTCGCAGCGTGATCAAGAAGAACGTATAAGAAAGCACTGTAGAACACTGAATATTACAATTGATAGAATAATCTACGAGGATCACTCAGCAAAAACTTTTGATAGGCCACAATGGCAAAAGTACTTGTTTAGTTTTAGGAGAGGCAAGGCTGGAAAAGAAAAAAGACTCGTTTTATTTACAAAGTGGGATAGGTTCAGTCGTAACACCAGCGAAGCTTATCAAATGATCTCAACACTAAATAAATTAAACATTTTACCTCAGGCTATAGAACAGCCTTTAGATTTAAGGGTTCCTGAGAATAAACTTTTATTAGCAATCTACCTTTCAACTCCAGAAGTGGAAAATGACCGAAGAGCTCTTAATGTGACTTATGGTATGCGAAGAGCAATCAAAGAAGGGCGAATGATGGGTACTGCTCCTTATGGCTATATCAACAAATGTACAGAAGATGGTCGAAAGTATGTAGCAATCAAAGAACCTGAAGCTTCCAATATCGTTTGGGCATTCAATCAGGTGGCAAAAGGTCATCTTCCGAGTGCTAAAGTTCGAGAACAAATGAATAAACGGGAAGGTCGAAAATTAACAAGAAATTCATTTTTAGATGCACTTCGAAATATTGTTTACTGTGGAAATGTAATCTTACGTGCTAATGATGATGAAGAAGAAAAAATCATTAAGGGTAAACACGAAGCTCTGATATCAGGAGAACTTTTTATGAAAGTTCAAAAAGTACTTCGAAGAAAGAGCAATAAAGACATATTTTTACCAGGAGGTAGAATTATTAATGAAGACCGCTATCCTCTCAGAGGTCTGCTATTATGCCCAAAATGTGGCAAAAATCTTACTGGAAGTAGTGCAAAGGGCAGATCAAAACATTATTACTATTATCACTGTACAACAGATTGCGGATTTCGTCATAATTCTGAAATTGTTAACAATCTTTTTGAAAACGAACTTACAAAATTCGAATTAGTACCCACCTTTGAAAAACTTCTTAAAACTATTTTAGTGAAAAACTTTTCTATTGTTACTAATGGTTTGAAAGATGAGAGAAAATCTATATCCGAAAAGGTCTCAAAGATTGAACAAAAAATTGCAAAAGCTAGAGATTTATATTTGGAAGATAGATTAGATGAAGACGATTTCAGAGAAGTTAAGAGGAAAAATAAGGTTGAACTTGACGAGCTTATATTCAAACTCAATGCACTTAAAGAAACCAAGAAAGATAACAACATAGAACATAAGCTGGAAGAGGCTTTGAAGGCTGTCACCAATATTTCAGAAAGATACAAAAATGCAGATTCATTACACAAAAGAGCTATAATTGGTTTGATATATCCTGAAAAGTTAACCTTCAACGGAGAATATTTTCAAACCACTAAAATCAATAGTTTTGCAGAGACTATTTTCTTGATTAAGAAGGAAATAGGAAAACAAAAAAACCGACAAAGAAGTGAAAAAACTTCAAATGTCGGTTTTGTGACCTCGACAGGATTCAAACCTGTAACCTTCTGA